One Sebastes umbrosus isolate fSebUmb1 chromosome 6, fSebUmb1.pri, whole genome shotgun sequence DNA window includes the following coding sequences:
- the rpl10a gene encoding 60S ribosomal protein L10a isoform X1 — protein sequence MSKVSRDTLYEAVKEVLQGSLTKTRKFTESVELQISLKNYDPQKDKRFSGTVRLKTLPRPKFSVCVLGDQQHCDEAKVAELPHMDIEALKKLNKNKKMVKKLAKKYDAFLASESLIKQIPRILGPGLNKAGKFPSLLTHNENLNTKVDEVKSTIKFQMKKVLCLAVAVGHVKMTEDELVYNIHLATNFLVSLLKKNWQNVRALYVKSTMGKPQRLY from the exons TAAGGTCAGCAGGGATACGCTGTATGAAGCCGTGAAGGAGGTCCTGCAGGGTTCTCTGACCAAGACAAGGAA GTTTACGGAGTCGGTGGAGCTGCAGATCAGCTTGAAAAACTATGATCCCCAGAAGGACAAGCGTTTCTCCGGCACTGTCAG GCTGAAGACTCTCCCCAGGCCCAAGTTCTCCGTGTGCGTCCTGGGAGACCAGCAGCATTGTGACGAGGCCAAAGTCGCTGAGCTGCCACACATGGACATCGAGGCTCTCAAGAAGCTCAACAAGAACAAGAAAATGGTCAAGAAGCTCG CCAAGAAGTACGATGCCTTCCTGGCCTCTGAGTCTCTGATCAAGCAGATCCCTCGTATCCTGGGTCCTGGGCTGAACAAAGCCGGCAAATTCCCCTCCCTGCTCACCCACAATGAGAACCTGAACACCAAGGTGGACGAGGTCAAATCCACTATCAAATTCCAGATGAAGAAG GTGCTGTGTCTGGCTGTGGCTGTAGGACACGTGAAGATGACGGAGGATGAGCTTGTCTACAACATCCATCTGGCTACCAACTTCCTGGTGTCTCTGCTGAAGAAGAACTGGCAGAACGTGCGTGCCCTCTACGTCAAGAGCACCATGGGCAAACCCCAGCGCCTCTACTAA
- the rpl10a gene encoding 60S ribosomal protein L10a isoform X2 — MPTNLLPKRSAGHRPHWWYGLKTLPRPKFSVCVLGDQQHCDEAKVAELPHMDIEALKKLNKNKKMVKKLAKKYDAFLASESLIKQIPRILGPGLNKAGKFPSLLTHNENLNTKVDEVKSTIKFQMKKVLCLAVAVGHVKMTEDELVYNIHLATNFLVSLLKKNWQNVRALYVKSTMGKPQRLY; from the exons ATGCCGACCAATTTGTTACCAAAGAGGTCAGCTGGACACCGGCCACACTGGTGGTATGG GCTGAAGACTCTCCCCAGGCCCAAGTTCTCCGTGTGCGTCCTGGGAGACCAGCAGCATTGTGACGAGGCCAAAGTCGCTGAGCTGCCACACATGGACATCGAGGCTCTCAAGAAGCTCAACAAGAACAAGAAAATGGTCAAGAAGCTCG CCAAGAAGTACGATGCCTTCCTGGCCTCTGAGTCTCTGATCAAGCAGATCCCTCGTATCCTGGGTCCTGGGCTGAACAAAGCCGGCAAATTCCCCTCCCTGCTCACCCACAATGAGAACCTGAACACCAAGGTGGACGAGGTCAAATCCACTATCAAATTCCAGATGAAGAAG GTGCTGTGTCTGGCTGTGGCTGTAGGACACGTGAAGATGACGGAGGATGAGCTTGTCTACAACATCCATCTGGCTACCAACTTCCTGGTGTCTCTGCTGAAGAAGAACTGGCAGAACGTGCGTGCCCTCTACGTCAAGAGCACCATGGGCAAACCCCAGCGCCTCTACTAA